A genomic segment from bacterium encodes:
- a CDS encoding DUF87 domain-containing protein — protein MEHYEKLGAFYLGKHYDLEEKEEQDELLLYDSKDLVTHAMCVGMTGSGKTGLCVGLLEEAAMDGIPAIVIDPKGDLGNLLLTFPDLAPEDFRPWINEDDALRKDLSPDDYAAQQAELWQKGLGWYGQTGERIRRLRDAAEFTIYTPGSDAGRPISILSSFAAPSEAIRSEGDLLRERVSTTATSLLGLLGIDADPIQSREHILLSTILSQSWAEGRGLDLSSLIGSIQSPPVEKVGVMDLDSFFPSKERFKFAMQVNNLLAAPGFQGWMEGEPLDLQEILYTPQGKPRIAVFSIAHLSDPERMFFVSLLLNQTLSWMRSRAGTTSLRALLYMDEIFGYMPPVAEPPSKKPLLTLLKQARAFGVGVVLATQNPVDLDYKGLSNTGTWFIGRLQTERDKERVLAGLEGIQSGGSGFDRKTMEKVISGLGKRVFLLHNVHEEGPVLFHTRWVMSYLRGPLTRGQIKRLMGERKSALPAAASPTTQAEAAPSAPVTPAAARVAQTPSRPMLPPDLPQYWASAPAARGSDVLYEAKALGLGKVHYVHPTTKKEVHAEEIALSVDLYDGLIDLDWDEGRPVEVGARDLERGAPEAGRFGAVPDPAKSARSWAKWKKELSDYLYRSKGIDLFKSATYKMTSEPLESERDFRVRLKETARERRDGEKEKLQQKYETKIDRLEEKLRKARQILEREVEQAKGQKLQNAISMGAALLSAVAGRKKFSMSSLGRATTAARGFGRSSKEKEDVGRAQENIEAITEDIEELNRELEEELEAIEDKFDPLTEELQLKSLKPRRADVEVDLVALVWMPD, from the coding sequence ATGGAGCACTACGAGAAGTTGGGGGCTTTCTACCTCGGCAAGCACTACGACCTCGAAGAGAAGGAAGAGCAGGACGAGCTTCTGCTTTACGACTCGAAAGATCTCGTGACGCACGCCATGTGCGTCGGGATGACCGGAAGCGGCAAGACCGGACTGTGTGTCGGATTGCTCGAAGAAGCCGCGATGGACGGAATCCCGGCGATCGTCATCGACCCGAAGGGAGATCTCGGCAACCTGCTGCTCACCTTTCCCGACCTGGCGCCCGAGGATTTCCGGCCGTGGATCAACGAGGACGACGCTCTGCGCAAGGACCTATCTCCGGACGACTACGCGGCTCAGCAGGCGGAGCTCTGGCAGAAGGGCCTGGGTTGGTATGGCCAGACCGGCGAGCGGATTCGGCGCCTCAGGGATGCGGCCGAGTTCACGATCTATACGCCGGGTAGCGACGCCGGCCGGCCGATCTCGATCCTGTCGTCCTTTGCGGCGCCCTCGGAAGCGATTCGAAGCGAGGGCGACCTGCTGCGCGAGCGCGTTTCCACTACGGCCACGAGTTTGCTCGGCCTCCTGGGCATCGACGCCGATCCGATCCAGAGCCGCGAGCACATCCTGCTCTCGACCATCTTGAGTCAATCCTGGGCCGAAGGCCGGGGTCTCGATCTCAGCAGTCTGATCGGTTCGATCCAGAGCCCGCCGGTGGAGAAGGTCGGCGTAATGGATCTCGACTCGTTCTTTCCCTCGAAGGAGCGCTTCAAGTTCGCCATGCAGGTCAACAACCTGCTGGCCGCTCCGGGCTTCCAGGGTTGGATGGAGGGGGAGCCGCTCGACCTTCAGGAGATCCTTTACACGCCGCAGGGCAAACCCCGCATCGCGGTCTTTTCGATCGCGCATCTCTCGGACCCCGAGCGAATGTTCTTCGTGTCGCTGCTGCTCAACCAGACCCTGTCTTGGATGCGCTCGCGTGCCGGCACGACCAGCCTGCGAGCCCTTCTCTACATGGACGAGATCTTCGGCTACATGCCGCCGGTCGCCGAGCCGCCGTCCAAGAAGCCGCTGCTGACTCTCCTGAAGCAGGCGCGCGCTTTTGGTGTCGGCGTCGTGCTGGCGACGCAGAATCCGGTCGACCTCGACTACAAGGGGCTCTCCAACACCGGCACCTGGTTTATTGGGCGGCTCCAGACCGAACGCGACAAGGAGCGCGTGCTCGCCGGCCTCGAAGGCATTCAAAGCGGTGGGTCCGGGTTCGACCGCAAGACGATGGAGAAAGTGATCTCCGGCCTCGGCAAACGGGTGTTTCTGCTTCACAACGTCCACGAGGAAGGGCCGGTTCTCTTCCACACCCGCTGGGTGATGTCGTATCTGCGCGGTCCGTTGACTCGTGGGCAGATCAAACGCCTCATGGGCGAACGGAAGTCGGCGCTGCCGGCGGCGGCTTCGCCGACGACGCAGGCCGAGGCGGCTCCGTCTGCACCGGTCACCCCTGCCGCCGCGCGGGTTGCCCAGACGCCATCGCGACCCATGCTGCCGCCCGACCTGCCGCAGTACTGGGCTTCGGCTCCGGCGGCGCGCGGTAGCGACGTGCTCTACGAGGCGAAAGCGCTCGGGCTGGGCAAAGTGCACTATGTGCATCCGACCACTAAGAAGGAAGTCCATGCCGAGGAGATCGCGCTGAGCGTCGACCTCTATGACGGTCTGATCGATTTAGATTGGGACGAGGGCAGACCCGTCGAGGTCGGCGCGCGCGACCTCGAGCGCGGTGCCCCCGAAGCAGGTCGCTTCGGCGCGGTCCCAGATCCCGCCAAGAGCGCCAGGAGCTGGGCGAAGTGGAAGAAGGAGCTTTCCGACTATCTCTATCGCTCCAAGGGAATCGATCTTTTCAAGAGCGCGACCTACAAGATGACCTCTGAGCCGCTCGAGAGCGAACGGGACTTTCGCGTGCGACTCAAGGAGACGGCTCGGGAGCGCCGCGACGGGGAGAAAGAGAAGCTCCAGCAGAAGTACGAGACCAAGATCGACCGGCTCGAGGAGAAGCTGCGCAAGGCGCGGCAGATTCTCGAAAGGGAGGTCGAGCAAGCCAAGGGACAGAAGCTCCAGAACGCGATCTCGATGGGAGCGGCTCTGCTCTCAGCGGTCGCCGGCCGCAAGAAGTTCAGCATGTCGTCGCTCGGTCGAGCGACCACCGCCGCGCGCGGCTTCGGACGTTCGTCGAAGGAGAAAGAGGACGTCGGCCGGGCCCAGGAGAACATCGAGGCCATCACCGAGGACATCGAAGAGCTCAATCGAGAGCTCGAAGAAGAGCTCGAGGCGATCGAGGACAAGTTCGATCCCTTGACGGAAGAGCTCCAGCTCAAGTCGCTCAAGCCGCGGCGTGCCGACGTTGAGGTGGATCTGGTGGCGCTCGTGTGGATGCCGGATTAG
- a CDS encoding methyltransferase domain-containing protein, producing MPLTSALFESFPCPASLVRWRAKRALRRRLVRLRSDPRQDPVQRRRDVLRSVSAHPGFASGPVRLSRSQLPLEFWRRVLGARLHAGAAFWPRWAQDIHRAEDEWCKGVAERAGLKSGLRVLEIGALPGSLARWAETEIPGLEVTLLALDANGRQLLDSASSALGPVDARVAAATLKDFSAPATFDRVIAVEALTQAASPVPVFDRLLSWLAPGGHLFAQVACHWRDSYHFGSDDEHGWMLPETPDGALYPGEELLGELEKNCKVISRWEWSGEHYERTARAWIERLEAHSAELLSILETAEEPRPRRTLRAWRHALLAQQAMYGYREGQEWCLTQVLLGR from the coding sequence ATGCCGTTGACGAGTGCGCTCTTCGAGAGCTTCCCCTGCCCCGCCTCCCTGGTTCGCTGGAGAGCCAAGCGCGCGCTGCGGCGACGACTCGTGAGACTTCGCTCGGACCCGCGCCAGGATCCGGTGCAGCGACGCCGGGACGTGCTCCGATCGGTCTCGGCCCACCCCGGCTTCGCCTCGGGCCCGGTCCGGCTCTCTCGGTCTCAGCTGCCGCTCGAGTTCTGGCGACGGGTGCTGGGCGCCCGCCTTCACGCCGGAGCCGCCTTCTGGCCGCGCTGGGCCCAAGACATCCATCGCGCCGAGGACGAGTGGTGCAAGGGCGTGGCCGAGCGCGCCGGTTTGAAGAGCGGTCTCCGGGTGCTCGAGATCGGCGCTCTGCCCGGATCGCTGGCCCGTTGGGCTGAAACCGAGATCCCGGGTCTCGAGGTGACGCTCCTGGCCCTCGACGCCAATGGCAGGCAACTGCTGGACAGTGCGTCCTCCGCCCTCGGTCCGGTGGACGCACGCGTGGCCGCGGCGACTCTGAAGGACTTCTCGGCGCCCGCGACCTTCGACCGAGTGATCGCCGTCGAGGCGCTCACCCAGGCCGCCAGTCCAGTGCCAGTCTTCGATCGCCTACTGTCCTGGCTGGCACCGGGCGGTCACCTGTTTGCTCAAGTCGCATGCCACTGGCGAGATTCCTACCATTTTGGATCCGACGACGAGCACGGCTGGATGCTCCCCGAAACACCCGACGGAGCCCTGTATCCGGGCGAGGAGCTCCTCGGCGAGCTGGAGAAGAACTGTAAGGTGATCTCCCGCTGGGAGTGGAGTGGCGAGCACTACGAGCGCACCGCTCGGGCCTGGATCGAGCGCCTGGAAGCGCACTCGGCCGAGCTGCTCTCGATTCTCGAGACCGCCGAGGAGCCTCGGCCAAGGCGGACGCTACGGGCCTGGCGCCATGCTCTCTTGGCCCAACAGGCGATGTACGGCTACCGCGAGGGCCAGGAGTGGTGTCTCACCCAAGTCCTGCTGGGCCGCTAG
- a CDS encoding aminopeptidase P family protein, whose product MEKLGAAALLVIADSSRDPDLAAFAGSAHLGKSFLLAPRGGPPVLGYLVDMERDEAAATGLDLVTPSGEEALELRRSGGSEVELLLVALASALERVGVGEGVLAWAGHPPAGETHELVRALEGRGFGSASGQALMRELRKSKSEAEIRAVRRAAEGTCAAFRRTAEILAQAEWSGDALLHGGEPLTAGRLRREIAIVLAGHGLEQPEGNIVAAGADAGVPHTQGADSRELRAGETIVIDLYPKGLLFADCTRTFCVGEPSAAVASAHEQCSRALWAASAMACPGVSGADLQNEVCRLFEDAGLATGRSHPGTRTGYVHGLGHGVGYELHELPSFRKSVGSTGTLEVGDVFTLEPGLYEPDRGFGVRLEDLLVMGADGPEKLTPLPYDLDPRAW is encoded by the coding sequence TTGGAGAAGCTCGGCGCCGCGGCTCTGCTGGTGATTGCGGACTCGAGTCGCGATCCGGATCTGGCGGCCTTCGCCGGTTCGGCGCACCTGGGAAAGAGCTTCCTGCTCGCGCCCCGGGGCGGGCCTCCGGTCCTCGGCTATCTGGTCGACATGGAGCGCGACGAGGCCGCCGCGACCGGACTCGATCTCGTAACGCCCTCGGGCGAAGAAGCTCTGGAACTCAGGCGTAGCGGTGGCTCGGAGGTCGAGCTCTTGCTCGTGGCCCTGGCCTCCGCGCTGGAGCGAGTGGGGGTCGGCGAGGGCGTCCTTGCTTGGGCGGGCCACCCGCCGGCGGGCGAGACTCATGAGCTCGTGAGGGCGCTCGAGGGTCGCGGCTTCGGCTCTGCGAGCGGCCAGGCGCTGATGCGGGAGCTCCGCAAGTCGAAATCCGAAGCGGAAATCCGTGCCGTGCGCCGCGCGGCCGAGGGAACCTGCGCCGCCTTTCGTCGGACTGCCGAAATCCTGGCTCAGGCCGAATGGAGCGGTGACGCGCTCCTGCACGGGGGAGAGCCCTTGACCGCGGGCCGGCTGCGTCGTGAGATCGCGATCGTTCTGGCGGGTCACGGACTCGAACAGCCCGAGGGCAACATCGTCGCGGCGGGCGCCGACGCCGGCGTACCGCACACTCAGGGCGCCGACTCGAGAGAGCTCAGGGCCGGCGAGACGATTGTTATCGACCTGTATCCCAAGGGCCTCTTGTTCGCGGATTGCACCCGGACCTTCTGCGTTGGTGAACCGAGTGCGGCTGTCGCCAGCGCCCACGAGCAGTGCTCGAGAGCACTGTGGGCGGCGAGCGCGATGGCTTGCCCCGGTGTCTCGGGTGCGGATCTCCAGAATGAGGTCTGCCGGCTGTTCGAAGATGCGGGTCTTGCGACCGGCCGATCGCACCCGGGTACTCGGACCGGCTACGTGCACGGCCTCGGGCATGGCGTCGGCTACGAGCTGCACGAGCTGCCGTCGTTTAGAAAGAGCGTCGGCAGCACGGGAACTCTTGAGGTGGGGGACGTTTTCACGCTCGAGCCGGGTCTCTACGAGCCGGATCGAGGTTTCGGTGTGCGCCTCGAAGATCTTCTCGTGATGGGCGCGGACGGACCCGAAAAACTGACCCCTCTGCCATACGACCTGGATCCCAGGGCCTGGTGA
- a CDS encoding FAD-dependent oxidoreductase: MAGSPRSIAVVGAGALGGWTALELAKRGADVTLIDSWGPGNLRASSSGERRIIRATYGPDGFYVPLVARSFEKWSDLERETGLELYEETGLLWLFGESDAYAVSAQRHLKAHGFALEELQLARARSRFPQFRFDDVQKIFFEPRAGTIAARVSVRALRDLFVHTGGVYRNARVLPPVVKQRRIQSIRLADLPDFAADKYVFACGPWLREIFPDTLGHLIRVSRQEEFYLGPPPGPGYRPPEFPAWLNFADRMCYGLPSLDGHGVKIADDDRGEPFDPTNGDRAPSPGALLRLRRLLERRLPDLAEAPLLEARVCQYQNTPDGHLILDRHPEIENAWILGGGSGHGFKLAPALGERLARMVLDGAEGMREFYLDRFKPGAGLDGSSASQYDL, encoded by the coding sequence ATGGCAGGTTCCCCACGCAGTATCGCGGTTGTCGGCGCGGGGGCGCTCGGCGGCTGGACCGCTCTCGAGCTGGCGAAGCGCGGAGCCGACGTCACCTTGATCGACTCCTGGGGGCCAGGCAACCTCCGCGCGAGCTCGAGCGGCGAGCGCCGGATCATCCGGGCGACCTACGGTCCCGACGGCTTCTACGTTCCGCTGGTGGCTCGTTCGTTCGAGAAATGGAGCGACCTCGAGCGCGAGACGGGCCTGGAGCTCTACGAAGAAACCGGTTTGCTGTGGCTCTTTGGAGAGTCCGATGCGTACGCCGTTTCAGCCCAAAGACACCTGAAAGCCCATGGATTCGCGCTCGAGGAGCTCCAGCTGGCGCGGGCGCGCTCCCGATTCCCGCAGTTTCGATTCGACGATGTCCAGAAGATCTTCTTCGAGCCTCGCGCCGGCACCATCGCGGCGCGGGTCTCGGTGCGGGCGTTGCGCGACCTCTTCGTCCACACCGGTGGCGTTTACAGAAATGCGCGAGTTCTGCCACCCGTGGTGAAGCAACGGCGTATCCAATCGATCCGGCTCGCGGACTTGCCTGATTTCGCAGCCGACAAGTACGTATTCGCGTGCGGCCCCTGGCTTCGAGAGATCTTCCCCGACACCTTGGGGCACCTGATCAGGGTGAGTCGCCAGGAGGAGTTTTACCTCGGGCCGCCGCCAGGTCCCGGCTACCGCCCTCCAGAGTTCCCGGCCTGGCTCAACTTTGCCGATCGCATGTGCTACGGCCTGCCGAGTCTCGACGGACATGGCGTCAAGATCGCCGACGACGACAGGGGGGAGCCCTTCGATCCGACCAATGGCGACCGGGCGCCGTCACCCGGCGCCCTCCTCAGACTGCGCCGACTCCTCGAGCGGCGCCTGCCCGATCTGGCCGAGGCTCCTCTCCTCGAGGCTCGGGTGTGTCAGTACCAGAACACCCCCGACGGCCACCTGATCCTGGACCGCCACCCGGAGATCGAGAATGCCTGGATCCTCGGAGGCGGTTCCGGACACGGCTTCAAGTTGGCTCCCGCGCTCGGGGAGCGCTTGGCTCGGATGGTCCTCGATGGCGCCGAGGGCATGCGCGAGTTCTACCTGGATCGATTCAAACCGGGCGCCGGCCTCGACGGCTCTTCGGCGTCGCAGTACGACCTGTAG
- the rimO gene encoding 30S ribosomal protein S12 methylthiotransferase RimO, giving the protein MSASGKNKNVGMISLGCPKNRVDSEIMLGELQRQGYELVNDVEQAETVIVNTCGFIDEAKEESIEAILEVASRKGETDRLLVAGCMVNRYGEELAAEIPEIDGFIGLDDLRSVGGLVELGGAGPAPPAPSHAVFDHTAPRLLTTRGYGYLKVAEGCDNPCAFCAIPLWRGRFRSRTIESLVAEARRLEEDGVLELCLVAQDTTRYGEDIGLHRHGMVRLVEALLENTAVPWIRFLYAYPTTLDDDLLRLMGAEERFVSYVDMPLQHSHPDILRSMKRGGTADRYLRQLETARKLASDVFLRSTFIVGFPGESREHFDHLVRFVEEARFDHLGGFVFSPEEGAPSAGMGSRVPRSTARQRYAKLLEVQRPIALERRQRLVGKTLRALIEGPCSETEHLLEGRHHGMAPEIDGRLLINDGLIEPPGLANVEITEAFADDLVGRIVGEPRPVRPGAAAAGRRENPTSRQV; this is encoded by the coding sequence ATGTCCGCCTCGGGAAAGAACAAAAACGTCGGCATGATCAGCCTGGGCTGCCCAAAGAACCGGGTCGACAGCGAGATCATGCTGGGCGAGCTCCAGCGCCAGGGTTACGAGCTGGTCAACGACGTCGAACAGGCGGAAACCGTGATCGTCAACACCTGTGGCTTTATCGACGAGGCGAAGGAGGAGTCGATCGAGGCGATTCTCGAGGTCGCGAGCCGCAAGGGCGAAACCGACAGGCTTCTGGTGGCCGGATGCATGGTCAACCGTTACGGCGAAGAGCTGGCTGCCGAGATTCCGGAGATCGACGGTTTCATAGGGCTCGATGATCTGAGGTCGGTGGGCGGCCTGGTCGAGCTGGGAGGTGCCGGGCCGGCGCCTCCGGCGCCTTCCCACGCGGTCTTCGATCACACCGCGCCGCGACTTTTGACTACCCGCGGCTACGGCTATTTGAAGGTTGCGGAGGGCTGCGACAATCCCTGTGCATTTTGCGCGATTCCGCTCTGGCGAGGTCGTTTTCGGAGTCGGACGATCGAAAGCCTGGTGGCGGAGGCGCGCCGGCTCGAGGAAGACGGAGTCCTGGAGCTCTGCCTGGTTGCCCAGGATACGACTCGGTACGGTGAAGACATCGGTCTGCATCGACACGGAATGGTCCGGCTCGTCGAGGCGTTGCTCGAGAACACGGCGGTCCCCTGGATCCGTTTTCTCTATGCCTATCCGACGACTCTCGACGATGACCTGCTTCGCTTGATGGGCGCCGAAGAGCGTTTTGTCTCCTACGTCGACATGCCTTTGCAGCACTCGCACCCCGACATTCTGCGCTCGATGAAGCGCGGTGGCACCGCGGACCGCTATCTTCGCCAGCTCGAGACGGCACGCAAGTTGGCGTCGGACGTCTTCTTGCGCTCGACCTTCATTGTGGGATTTCCCGGTGAGAGCCGGGAGCACTTCGATCATCTCGTGCGCTTCGTCGAGGAAGCTCGTTTCGACCACCTCGGCGGTTTCGTGTTCAGCCCCGAAGAGGGAGCGCCGTCGGCCGGCATGGGGTCGCGAGTGCCCAGGTCGACGGCCCGGCAGCGGTATGCGAAGCTCCTGGAAGTCCAGCGACCCATCGCCTTGGAGCGCCGGCAGAGGTTGGTGGGAAAGACGCTGCGTGCGCTCATCGAGGGTCCCTGCTCGGAGACCGAACATCTGCTCGAGGGGCGCCACCACGGCATGGCTCCGGAGATCGACGGCAGGTTGTTGATCAACGATGGCTTGATCGAGCCGCCGGGGCTCGCCAACGTCGAAATCACCGAAGCCTTTGCCGACGATCTGGTCGGCCGGATCGTCGGCGAGCCGCGGCCGGTCCGACCGGGGGCGGCAGCGGCCGGACGCAGAGAGAATCCCACTTCACGGCAGGTATGA
- a CDS encoding bifunctional riboflavin kinase/FAD synthetase: MKVFDDAWNRKDLPRGAVATVGNYDGVHRGQRAILEKVVARGRELEVPAAVVTFAPHPAKVLWPERAPRCLTTPDQKQRLLSECGIDLAFLVRFDAEFAQTPAREFVERFLHERLDLLEIYVGSRFVFGRGREGDLGLLQRLGGDDDRGSHPAWGVEEVTAGGSPISSTRIREAVATGQVELAASMLGRPYEITGTVVHGSGKGHELGWPTINLEHDNELIPAHGVYVSRVRLEDAGGELVDHRSVANVGVRPTLHENSPPTVECHLLDFDGDLYGRAVRVEFLKRLRGEQVFSSLESLQAQIEKDVSAARRHFTRNRVGKVSVG, from the coding sequence ATGAAGGTCTTCGACGACGCCTGGAACCGGAAGGACCTTCCGCGCGGGGCGGTGGCGACTGTCGGCAACTACGATGGTGTCCACCGCGGTCAGCGAGCGATACTCGAGAAGGTGGTGGCCCGCGGCCGAGAGCTGGAAGTGCCGGCCGCGGTCGTGACGTTCGCGCCGCACCCGGCGAAGGTGCTGTGGCCCGAACGGGCGCCTCGCTGTCTGACCACCCCGGATCAGAAGCAGCGCTTGCTCTCCGAGTGCGGAATCGATTTGGCGTTCTTGGTGCGCTTCGATGCCGAGTTCGCGCAGACTCCCGCCCGCGAGTTTGTCGAGCGATTCCTGCACGAGCGGCTCGACCTGCTCGAGATCTATGTCGGCTCGCGCTTCGTGTTCGGGCGGGGTCGAGAAGGCGATCTCGGACTCCTGCAGCGTTTGGGGGGAGACGACGACCGAGGATCCCATCCGGCGTGGGGCGTCGAAGAGGTCACGGCGGGCGGCTCGCCCATCTCCAGCACACGCATCAGGGAGGCGGTCGCCACCGGCCAGGTCGAGTTGGCCGCCTCGATGCTGGGTCGGCCCTACGAGATCACGGGCACGGTGGTTCACGGCTCCGGGAAGGGCCACGAGCTCGGCTGGCCGACGATCAACCTGGAGCACGATAATGAGCTGATCCCGGCGCATGGCGTCTATGTCAGCCGGGTTCGTCTCGAGGATGCCGGCGGCGAGCTTGTCGACCACCGCTCGGTAGCAAACGTCGGTGTCCGGCCGACGCTGCACGAGAACTCGCCGCCGACGGTAGAGTGCCATCTGCTCGATTTCGATGGCGACCTCTACGGCAGAGCCGTGCGCGTGGAGTTCCTGAAGCGACTGCGCGGCGAGCAGGTCTTCTCATCGCTCGAATCTCTACAGGCTCAGATCGAGAAGGATGTGTCAGCGGCCCGCCGGCACTTCACCAGAAACCGAGTCGGGAAGGTCTCGGTCGGGTAG
- the guaB gene encoding IMP dehydrogenase, which yields MTEPKRESPTPPPVALTFDDVLIVPGFSAVHPNDVELRTRLCRGIDLNIPIVSAAMDTVTESRLAISVAQEGGVGVIHKNFSVEAQASEVDKVKRSEAGMIVDPVTMRPGQSIRDALERMAHYKISGLPVTDAEGKLVGILTNRDLRFERDLDQRIDNVMTRENLVTVPEGTTLDDAKALLHRHRIEKLLVVNGEGELKGLITVKDIEKTERFPNACKDELGRLRVGGAVGAGGSCLERAAALIEAKVDFLVLDSSHAHSRGVLDAVVALRAAHPETRIVAGNVATAEGARALIDSGADGVKVGIGPGSICTTRVVTGGGMPQASAIVECAQAAAEHDIPVIADGGIKFSGDVVKALACGAHSVMIGSLFAGTEESPGETILYQGRSYKAHRGMGSIPAMREGSADRYFQDSSDERSKMVPEGIEGMVPFKGSVHQMLTQVVGGVRSGMGLAGCENVQGLRCESKLVRVTAAGLKESHAHDVVITKEAPNYWVDR from the coding sequence ATGACCGAGCCAAAGCGCGAATCCCCCACTCCGCCGCCCGTGGCCCTGACGTTCGACGACGTTCTGATCGTTCCGGGTTTCTCAGCGGTTCACCCGAACGACGTCGAGTTGAGGACCCGACTCTGCCGCGGCATCGACCTCAACATACCGATCGTCTCGGCGGCGATGGACACGGTCACCGAATCGCGCCTGGCCATCTCGGTCGCTCAGGAGGGTGGAGTGGGGGTGATTCACAAGAACTTCTCGGTCGAGGCGCAGGCCTCCGAGGTGGACAAGGTCAAGCGCAGTGAGGCCGGCATGATCGTGGATCCGGTGACGATGCGGCCCGGGCAGAGCATTCGAGACGCTCTGGAACGCATGGCGCACTACAAGATCTCGGGCCTGCCGGTCACCGATGCCGAAGGCAAGCTCGTCGGCATCCTGACCAACCGGGATCTGCGCTTCGAAAGGGACCTCGACCAGCGGATCGACAACGTCATGACCCGCGAGAACCTGGTCACGGTCCCCGAAGGTACGACCCTCGATGACGCCAAGGCGCTGCTGCACCGGCACAGGATCGAGAAGCTCCTGGTGGTCAACGGCGAAGGCGAGCTCAAGGGGCTGATCACGGTCAAGGACATCGAAAAGACCGAGAGGTTTCCGAATGCCTGCAAGGACGAGCTCGGGAGGCTGCGAGTCGGGGGCGCCGTCGGAGCGGGCGGGAGTTGCCTCGAGCGCGCGGCGGCCTTGATCGAGGCCAAGGTCGACTTTCTGGTGCTCGATTCCTCGCATGCGCATAGTAGGGGAGTGCTCGATGCGGTGGTCGCTCTGCGAGCGGCCCATCCGGAGACCAGGATCGTCGCCGGCAACGTGGCTACGGCCGAGGGAGCTCGGGCGTTGATCGACAGCGGTGCGGACGGCGTCAAGGTCGGCATTGGACCCGGCTCGATATGTACGACGCGCGTCGTCACCGGAGGGGGCATGCCTCAGGCCTCGGCGATCGTGGAGTGCGCGCAGGCCGCGGCCGAGCACGACATTCCGGTGATCGCGGACGGCGGGATCAAGTTCTCCGGCGACGTGGTCAAGGCGCTGGCGTGCGGCGCCCATTCGGTGATGATCGGCTCGCTCTTCGCGGGCACCGAAGAGAGCCCGGGCGAGACCATCCTTTATCAGGGCCGCTCGTACAAGGCCCACAGAGGCATGGGCTCGATTCCGGCCATGCGAGAGGGGAGCGCGGACCGGTACTTCCAGGATTCCAGCGACGAGCGCAGCAAGATGGTGCCCGAGGGAATCGAAGGGATGGTTCCCTTCAAGGGCAGCGTGCACCAGATGCTGACTCAGGTCGTCGGGGGCGTGCGCTCGGGAATGGGGCTGGCGGGCTGCGAGAATGTCCAGGGCCTCCGTTGCGAGAGCAAGCTGGTGCGAGTCACGGCCGCCGGTTTGAAGGAGAGCCACGCCCACGACGTGGTGATCACCAAGGAAGCGCCGAACTACTGGGTGGACCGGTAA
- the trxA gene encoding thioredoxin, protein MASNQIVEITAENFNQEVKDSDKPVLVDFWAEWCGPCRIVAPVLDEIASQNADVKIAKLNVDENQDIAAQFQVSSIPTFILFKNGEVADRMLGAMPKSAFEDFINRNA, encoded by the coding sequence ATGGCATCAAATCAAATCGTCGAAATCACGGCGGAGAACTTCAACCAGGAAGTCAAGGACTCGGACAAGCCCGTACTCGTGGATTTTTGGGCCGAGTGGTGTGGGCCGTGTCGAATAGTCGCCCCCGTGCTCGATGAAATCGCCTCACAGAACGCCGACGTCAAGATCGCCAAGCTGAACGTCGACGAGAACCAGGACATCGCCGCGCAGTTCCAGGTTTCGAGCATTCCGACCTTCATTCTCTTCAAGAACGGCGAGGTCGCCGACCGCATGCTCGGGGCCATGCCGAAGTCGGCCTTCGAGGACTTCATCAACAGAAACGCCTAG